One segment of Solanum stenotomum isolate F172 chromosome 1, ASM1918654v1, whole genome shotgun sequence DNA contains the following:
- the LOC125876446 gene encoding uncharacterized protein LOC125876446: MDPANSTLGRMLLDEITPVVMVLRTPLVEESSQKNQLSFIQMLSPFCNFNNIDVPVRTASDQPYRLKKFKLRLFYASDIRQPNIEVAKERLNQVITDAGEKDLSNLCSEPLQIESVLNSSQNEFLPSWFQYFNKELVRTVSFSEHEAFDHPVTCLLAVSSRDEDPINKFVDLFNINQLPSLLNDGSMDPKMLKHFVLVHDGVEVPLERATKTLAEMRSTFGANCCHLLCINSSKDGSEEHENLWSAYKTDISHGQQLRCFLSSDDLDELKKFVQDLSSKHIIPHMEQKIRLLNQQVSATRKGFRNQIKNLWWRKGKEDAPENPAGPTYTFSSIESQIRILGDYAFMLHDYELALSNYRLLSTDYKLDKAWKHYAGVQEMMGLTYFILDQSRKDGEYCMENAFTTYLKIGSSGQRNATRCGLWWVEMLKARDQYKEAASVYFRISGEELLHSAVMLEQASYCYLFSTPPMLRKYGFHLVLSGDLYKKCDQIKHAIRTYKGALSVFKGTTWRHIRDHVHFHIGKWYGFLGIFDVAIKNMLEVLACGHQSKTTQELFLKDFLQIIQQTGKTYEVPKLQLPVINIPSVKVVYEDHRTYASQAAIHVKESLWQSLEEDMIPTMSSKSNWLELQSKMLPKKFKESNICVAGEAIGITIEFKNPLQIPISISGVTLICEHSSAVSEPNANNSIGEQNGETSNKSATSRNFASDTSSFTLSEADVALGEGETVLVQLTVTPRAEGTLKIVGIRWKLSGSLGGFCTFDSDLVRKKVMKGNRKSKRSTFDNLKFLVIKSLPKLEGFIHHLPETVYVGDLRCISLELKNPSKIPVKKLKMKVNPPRFLQIGHKEDLEVQFPACLERKSSRQSSLRPKTDNVSDGIFPFPEDTSIADGTPISWPLWLRAAAPGKISLYLSVYYEMGDISSVMTYRTLRVHFNIEVLPSLDVSFQISPRPSRLREFLVRMDVVNRSSSKGFQVQQLSSVGNEWEISLLEPTKVLPSDFLLAGQAISWFLKLKNCRSVTDQDSASSLCPSEKADVNLLSGSEMLFDLYSSPLSEFHHYERVHQRISDQEHEDTVDFILVSRSQSEENERANVFSHHICHRSVKTSSPIWWIIDGPRTVKHDFKEPFYAITLKMIVHNSSDDVVSIRCNPSDSAVNISSSGTTSAASGNEVGWHDLSLSNDIKITPDTPGTRVVKPMSSDTVPPFIWSASSSTHYTLEPLSSRETPMEICVFSPGTFDLSNYSLHWSLSSQSVDRDESRTSSGTCQGHPFYITVLQQD, from the exons GTTGCAAAGGAGCGGTTAAACCAAGTTATCACTGATGCTGGAGAGAAAGATCTTTCTAACTTATGTTCAGAACCTCTGCAAATTGAGAGTGTGCTCAACT CTTCTCAAAACGAGTTCCTACCGTCATGGTTCCAATATTTCAACAAAGAGCTAGTACGTACGGTCTCTTTTTCAGAACATGAAGCTTTTGACCATCCTGTGACAT GTCTTTTGGCTGTTTCTTCACGGGATGAAGATCCTATCAACAAATTTGTTGACCTATTCAACatcaatcagttgccttccctACTTAATGATGGTTCAATGGATCCAAAAATGCTAAAGCATTTTGTATTGGTACACGATGGTGTGGAAGTTCCATTAGAAAG AGCAACCAAAACCTTGGCAGAGATGAGGAGCACTTTTGGGGCTAATTGTTGCCATTTGCTGTGTATTAACTCCTCTAAGGATGGCTCAGAAGAGCATGAGAACCTATGGTCTGCTTAT AAAACTGATATTTCACATGGCCAGCAGCTACGTTGTTTCCTTAGCTCAGATGACTTGGATGAG CTGAAAAAATTTGTACAAGATCTATCGTCTAAACATATTATTCCTCATATGGAGCAAAAAATCCGTCTGCTTAACCAGCAG GTTTCTGCAACAAGGAAAGGTTTTagaaaccaaataaaaaacttGTGGTGGAGAAAGGGTAAAGAAGATGCACCAGAAAACCCAGCTGGTCCAAC GTATACTTTCAGCTCCATTGAATCACAAATAAGAATTTTGGGTGATTATGCCTTCATGTTACATGATTATGAGCTTGCATTGTCTAACTATCGTCTACTTTCTACCGACTACAAGCTCGACAAAGCTTGGAAACACTATGCTGGTGTTCAG GAAATGATGGGGCTGACCTACTTCATTTTGGATCAGTCGAGAAAGGATGGTGAATATTGCATGGAGAATGCATTTACTACATATTTA AAAATTGGATCATCGGGTCAGAGAAATGCTACACGTTGTGGTCTTTGGTGGGTAGAAATGTTGAAGGCCAGAGATCAGTATAAGGAAGCTGCCAGTGTATACTTCCGTATCTCTGGTGAG GAACTCCTCCATTCAGCAGTAATGCTCGAGCAAGCATCATACTGTTACTTGTTTTCCACTCCCCCCATGTTGCGCAAGTACGGGTTTCATCTTGTTCTTTCCGGGGACCTGTATAAAAAATGTGATCAG ATAAAGCATGCAATTCGAACATACAAAGGTGCTCTTTCTGTTTTCAAGGGAACTACATGGAGGCACATTAGAGACCATGTTCATTTCCACATAGGAAA GTGGTATGGTTTCTTGGGGATCTTTGATGTTGCTATCAAAAATATGTTGGAGGTTCTAGCTTGTGGTCATCAATCTAAGACCACACAGGAGTTATTCCTAAAGGATTTCCTTCAGATAATTCAG CAAACAGGCAAAACATATGAGGTTCCAAAGCTTCAATTACCAGTAATCAACATCCCTTCAGTCAAAGTGGTGTACGAGGATCATCGTACCTATGCATCCCAAGCAGCT ATTCATGTCAAAGAAAGTCTGTGGCAATCATTAGAGGAAGACATGATTCCAACAATGTCAAGTAAGAGTAATTGGCTGGAACTGCAATCTAAAATGTTGCCAAAGAAGTTTAAAGAATCAAACATTTGTGTTGCTGGAG AGGCTATTGGGATAACCATTGAATTCAAAAATCCACTTCAAATACCTATTTCAATATCTGGTGTTACCCTAATTTGTGAACATTCTTCAGCAGTATCTGAACCGA ATGCAAATAATTCAATTGGTGAGCAAAATGGTGAGACATCAAACAAATCAGCCACTAGTAG GAATTTTGCTTCTGATACATCTTCATTTACATTATCGGAGGCTGATGTTGCCTTGGGAGAAGGTGAAACAGTATTG GTACAGCTAACGGTTACTCCAAGAGCAGAAGGTACTCTCAAGATAGTTGGTATAAGGTGGAAGCTGTCAGGGTCATTGGGAGGATTTTGTACTTTTGATTCCGACTTAGTCAGAAAGAAAGTTATGAAAGGAAACAGGAAATCTAAACGATCTACATTTGATAACCTGAAGTTCTTAGTCATAAAG AGTTTACCAAAACTTGAGGGCTTCATTCATCACCTCCCGGAAACAGTTTATGTTGGTGATTTGCGGTGTATCTCTCTGGAGTTGAAAAATCCATCTAAAATTCCAGTTAAA AAGTTGAAGATGAAGGTCAATCCGCCAAGGTTTCTCCAAATTGGACACAAGGAAGATCTGGAAGTTCAGTTTCCTGCTTGCTTGGAAAGAAAAAGTTCAAGACAAAGTTCTTTGAGGCCAAAGACTGATAATGTATCAGATGGCATTTTTCCATTTCCCGAG GACACATCAATTGCAGATGGAACTCCAATCTCATGGCCTCTCTGGCTTAGGGCTGCAGCTCCTGGGAAAATATCTTTATATTTATCAGTATACTATGAGATGGGAGACATATCAAGTGTGATGACATATCGTACCTTACGCGTACACTTCAATATAGAG GTGCTACCATCTTTGGATGTGTCTTTCCAAATCAGCCCTCGTCCATCTAGACTGCGGGAGTTCCTTGTCCGAATGGATGTTGTCAATAGGTCTAGCTCAAAAGGTTTTCAGGTTCAGCAATTGTCATCTGTTGGAAATGAATGGGAGATATCATTGCTCGAACCAACTAAGGTCCTCCCTTCAGATTTTCTACTTGCTGGTCAAGCAATTTCATGGTTTCTCAAGCTCAAG AATTGTAGGTCGGTAACTGATCAAGACAGTGCTTCTTCTCTTTGCCCTTCAGAGAAGGCAGATGTCAACTTGCTCAGTGGAAGTGAAATGCTTTTTGATCTATACAGCTCTCCCTTGTCTGAATTTCACCATTATGAACGAGTGCATCAGAGAATATCGGATCAG GAGCATGAGGACACGGTTGACTTTATATTGGTATCCAGATCACAAAGTGAGGAGAATGAACGCGCAAATGTTTTCTCCCACCACATTTGTCACCGCAG tGTCAAGACGAGTAGCCCGATATGGTGGATAATAGATGGCCCCCGAACTGTAAAACATGATTTTAAGGAACCTTTCTATGCGATTACACTAAAGATGATAGTCCACAATTCCTCCGATGATGTTGTGTCCATTCGCTGTAACCCCTCTGATTCCGCAGTCAACATCAGCTCATCAGGAACTACATCTGCAGCTTCTGGAAATGAAGTAGGCTGGCACGATTTGTCACTGTCGAATGACATTAAAATCACACCTGATACCCCAGGGACTCGAGTAGTGAAGCCAATGTCGTCTGATACAGTTCCGCCTTTCATTTGGTCAGCTTCAAGTTCTACTCATTATACACTCGAGCCGTTATCTTCCAGGGAAACTCCTATGGAAATTTGTGTATTCTCACCCGGCACATTTGATCTATCAAACTACTCATTGCACTGGAGTCTCTCATCCCAGAGCGTTGATCGCGATGAATCGAGAACTTCATCCGGAACATGCCAAGGCCATCCATTCTACATAACAGTGCTGCAACAAGATTGA